In one window of Clavelina lepadiformis chromosome 4, kaClaLepa1.1, whole genome shotgun sequence DNA:
- the LOC143452752 gene encoding cytosolic phospholipase A2-like isoform X2, with translation MEEFIKHEDEIQSIYDNIKLDFKPNTIIKVTLLRCRNISLSSFYDTFDTPDPKFKVSCRKSKNSGKLESRTIPDNCEKCDINESFQFVLRDDVTQDEPISIEIEIWDRDFIKDDLIAKNTVDVSKSSMPMNAACFRTIKFQSTSWFFFSRQHGELDVLITKSVKNAPDLRFSLGLDPREKEYRKKRIPRVYESMRTLLGATECPKSISETPIVSVACSGGGLRATTGMCGAMEALKDAGVLDVITYLCGLSGSAWYLQTAYTRGGVATEEQEKFHEYLKDAVAHNFFWDFVNPSVIHEFTNLIQESKDKYDQPTTFADYAPGFILGRTLLGQENMSKKPSDLEDYVADGRVPMPIFTALHAKGVVPISSYHAHVEITPFEFAIPEYGIGIDAKFAGSSWTNGYLARHRPEGSIHFYIGMVGCAYSVLLATFLRQGTERNSKYLKYIEQERLDGKKLRHEERLIEVESDESDTDLEDEGVYKDALSPTMTSNLDTEISPPNFFLKKVLNTSFFTDRNAYIGRASRMYNVVQSFDSLKRFRTNPLDSEPTVAEAREVIEKLGMQNMKMNPSKKKDILFFIDAGIQKNVPTDASLRPQRTTDLLIVFDFNGYDSDENFNYSPLLSGALHAWRSGIKFPQVDFEKIKNSTPEEFLVFPGDDNGSPTILWFTLCNKKFKDLNDYVPRSKEPAPENSEGKKFNDFPVHSEGSNYSTFNLNYNRYNFDQLRELMYYNVSSHVNEIRSELVNAVKRKQRRVDDWRCANS, from the exons ATGGAGGAGTTCATTAAGCATGAAGACGAGATACAAAGCATATATGACAACATTAAG CTTGATTTCAAGCCAAATACAATCATCAAGGTGACCTTGTTACGATGCAGAAATATATCGCTGTCATCCTTCTACGACACAT TTGATACTCCGGACCCAAAATTCAAAGTTAGTTgcagaaaaagcaaaaactcagGAAAACTTGAATCCAGGACCATTCCGGACAATTGCGAAAAGTGTGACATCAACGAATCTTTCCAATTTGTTCTACgagatgacgtcacacaagATGAACCGATTTCTATTGAG ATCGAGATATGGGATCGAGATTTCATAAAAGACGATTTGATTGCAAAGAACACTGTTGACGTGTCCAAATCAAGCATGCCGATGAATGCAGCTTGTTTCCGAACAATCAAATTTCAATCG ACAAGTTGGTTTTTTTTCTCGAGGCAACATGGAGAATTAGACGTGTTAATTACCAAATCAGTAAA GAACGCTCCAGACTTGCGGTTTTCTTTAGGTCTcgatccgagggagaaggaaTATCGAAAAAAAAGGATCCCTCGAGTCTATGAGTCGATGAGAACATTGCTCGGAGCCACTGAATGTCCTAAAAGTATTTCAGAG ACTCCTATTGTATCCGTGGCGTGTTCCGGAGGCGGGTTACGTGCAACCACTGGAATGTGTGGAGCAATGGAAGCTTTGAAAGATGCAGGAGTTCTTGACGTCATCACCTATCTCTGTGGTTTGTCTGGCTCTGCTTG GTATCTACAAACCGCTTATACCAGAGGAGGAGTTGCTACTGAAGAACAGGAGAAATTTCATGAATATTTAAAAGATGCGGTTGCACACAATTTTTTCTGGGACTTTGTGAACCCCAGCGTCATACACGAGTTCAC AAATCTGATTCAGGAATCGAAAGATAAATACGACCAACCCACTACCTTTGCTGATTATGCACCAGGATTCATTTTAGGAAGGACTCTTCTTGGTCAAGAG AATATGTCCAAGAAGCCAAGCGACCTTGAGGATTACGTGGCAGATGGCCGCGTTCCCATGCCTATTTTTACCGCGCTGCACGCTAAAGGAGTCGTTCCTATATCTTCGTACCATG CCCACGTGGAAATAACACCCTTCGAATTTGCCATTCCCGAATATGGAATCGGCATCGATGCAAAGTTTGCTGGCTCAAGCTGGACGAATGGATACCTGGCGCGCCATCGTCCGGAAGGTTCAATTCACTTCTACATAGGCATGGTGGGGTGTGCCTATTCTGTACTTTTAGCAACATTTTTAAGACAAGGCACcgaaagaaattcaaaatatttaaagtacATCG AACAAGAGAGATTGGATGGTAAAAAATTACGTCATGAAGAACGCTTGATTGAA GTTGAGTCTGACGAATCGGACACAGACCTAGAAGACGAAG GGGTCTACAAAGATGCCTTGAGCCCTACAATGACGTCAAACCTTGACACTGAAATATCACCTCCCAACttctttttgaaaaaagtttt aaatactTCTTTCTTCACCGACCGTAACGCTTACATCGGACGCGCATCTCGGATGTACAACGTTGTCCAAAGCTTCGATTCCTTAAAACGCTTTCGTACGAATCCATTAGACAGTGAGCCAACAGTTG CCGAAGCAAGGGAAGTGATTGAAAAGCTGGGaatgcaaaatatgaaaatgaacCCGTCAAAAAAGAAGGatatcttattttttattgacgcag GCATTCAGAAAAACGTTCCAACCGATGCATCATTGCGCCCACAGCGGACAACGGACTTACTAATCGTCTTCGATTTCAACGGCTACGATTCAGACGAAAACTTCAATTATAGT CCGCTTCTTTCTGGCGCTTTACATGCGTGGAGGTCGGGTATTAAATTTCCACAAGTGGACTTcgagaaaattaaaaattctacCCCGGaggaatttcttgtttttccgGGAGACGACAACGGCTCTCCGACCATCTTGTGGTTTACTTTgtgcaataaaaagtttaaagattTGAATGATTATGTTCCTCGCTCCAAGGAACCAGCGCCTG AAAACTCAGAGGGAAAGAAATTTAACGACTTTCCGGTGCACAGCGAAGGCAGCAACTACAGCACGTTTAACTTGAATTACAATCGATACAACTTCGATCAACTTCGGGAACTGATGTACTACAACGTATCTTCCCATGTCAAT GAAATTAGATCGGAACTTGTCAATGCGGTAAAACGAAAACAACGGAGAGTGGATGACTGGAGATGCGCGAATtcttaa
- the LOC143452752 gene encoding cytosolic phospholipase A2-like isoform X1 — translation MEEFIKHEDEIQSIYDNIKLDFKPNTIIKVTLLRCRNISLSSFYDTFDTPDPKFKVSCRKSKNSGKLESRTIPDNCEKCDINESFQFVLRDDVTQDEPISIEIEIWDRDFIKDDLIAKNTVDVSKSSMPMNAACFRTIKFQSTSWFFFSRQHGELDVLITKSVKNAPDLRFSLGLDPREKEYRKKRIPRVYESMRTLLGATECPKSISETPIVSVACSGGGLRATTGMCGAMEALKDAGVLDVITYLCGLSGSAWYLQTAYTRGGVATEEQEKFHEYLKDAVAHNFFWDFVNPSVIHEFTNLIQESKDKYDQPTTFADYAPGFILGRTLLGQENMSKKPSDLEDYVADGRVPMPIFTALHAKGVVPISSYHAHVEITPFEFAIPEYGIGIDAKFAGSSWTNGYLARHRPEGSIHFYIGMVGCAYSVLLATFLRQGTERNSKYLKYIEQERLDGKKLRHEERLIEVESDESDTDLEDEDMIDPGVYKDALSPTMTSNLDTEISPPNFFLKKVLNTSFFTDRNAYIGRASRMYNVVQSFDSLKRFRTNPLDSEPTVAEAREVIEKLGMQNMKMNPSKKKDILFFIDAGIQKNVPTDASLRPQRTTDLLIVFDFNGYDSDENFNYSPLLSGALHAWRSGIKFPQVDFEKIKNSTPEEFLVFPGDDNGSPTILWFTLCNKKFKDLNDYVPRSKEPAPENSEGKKFNDFPVHSEGSNYSTFNLNYNRYNFDQLRELMYYNVSSHVNEIRSELVNAVKRKQRRVDDWRCANS, via the exons ATGGAGGAGTTCATTAAGCATGAAGACGAGATACAAAGCATATATGACAACATTAAG CTTGATTTCAAGCCAAATACAATCATCAAGGTGACCTTGTTACGATGCAGAAATATATCGCTGTCATCCTTCTACGACACAT TTGATACTCCGGACCCAAAATTCAAAGTTAGTTgcagaaaaagcaaaaactcagGAAAACTTGAATCCAGGACCATTCCGGACAATTGCGAAAAGTGTGACATCAACGAATCTTTCCAATTTGTTCTACgagatgacgtcacacaagATGAACCGATTTCTATTGAG ATCGAGATATGGGATCGAGATTTCATAAAAGACGATTTGATTGCAAAGAACACTGTTGACGTGTCCAAATCAAGCATGCCGATGAATGCAGCTTGTTTCCGAACAATCAAATTTCAATCG ACAAGTTGGTTTTTTTTCTCGAGGCAACATGGAGAATTAGACGTGTTAATTACCAAATCAGTAAA GAACGCTCCAGACTTGCGGTTTTCTTTAGGTCTcgatccgagggagaaggaaTATCGAAAAAAAAGGATCCCTCGAGTCTATGAGTCGATGAGAACATTGCTCGGAGCCACTGAATGTCCTAAAAGTATTTCAGAG ACTCCTATTGTATCCGTGGCGTGTTCCGGAGGCGGGTTACGTGCAACCACTGGAATGTGTGGAGCAATGGAAGCTTTGAAAGATGCAGGAGTTCTTGACGTCATCACCTATCTCTGTGGTTTGTCTGGCTCTGCTTG GTATCTACAAACCGCTTATACCAGAGGAGGAGTTGCTACTGAAGAACAGGAGAAATTTCATGAATATTTAAAAGATGCGGTTGCACACAATTTTTTCTGGGACTTTGTGAACCCCAGCGTCATACACGAGTTCAC AAATCTGATTCAGGAATCGAAAGATAAATACGACCAACCCACTACCTTTGCTGATTATGCACCAGGATTCATTTTAGGAAGGACTCTTCTTGGTCAAGAG AATATGTCCAAGAAGCCAAGCGACCTTGAGGATTACGTGGCAGATGGCCGCGTTCCCATGCCTATTTTTACCGCGCTGCACGCTAAAGGAGTCGTTCCTATATCTTCGTACCATG CCCACGTGGAAATAACACCCTTCGAATTTGCCATTCCCGAATATGGAATCGGCATCGATGCAAAGTTTGCTGGCTCAAGCTGGACGAATGGATACCTGGCGCGCCATCGTCCGGAAGGTTCAATTCACTTCTACATAGGCATGGTGGGGTGTGCCTATTCTGTACTTTTAGCAACATTTTTAAGACAAGGCACcgaaagaaattcaaaatatttaaagtacATCG AACAAGAGAGATTGGATGGTAAAAAATTACGTCATGAAGAACGCTTGATTGAA GTTGAGTCTGACGAATCGGACACAGACCTAGAAGACGAAG ATATGATCGATCCAGGGGTCTACAAAGATGCCTTGAGCCCTACAATGACGTCAAACCTTGACACTGAAATATCACCTCCCAACttctttttgaaaaaagtttt aaatactTCTTTCTTCACCGACCGTAACGCTTACATCGGACGCGCATCTCGGATGTACAACGTTGTCCAAAGCTTCGATTCCTTAAAACGCTTTCGTACGAATCCATTAGACAGTGAGCCAACAGTTG CCGAAGCAAGGGAAGTGATTGAAAAGCTGGGaatgcaaaatatgaaaatgaacCCGTCAAAAAAGAAGGatatcttattttttattgacgcag GCATTCAGAAAAACGTTCCAACCGATGCATCATTGCGCCCACAGCGGACAACGGACTTACTAATCGTCTTCGATTTCAACGGCTACGATTCAGACGAAAACTTCAATTATAGT CCGCTTCTTTCTGGCGCTTTACATGCGTGGAGGTCGGGTATTAAATTTCCACAAGTGGACTTcgagaaaattaaaaattctacCCCGGaggaatttcttgtttttccgGGAGACGACAACGGCTCTCCGACCATCTTGTGGTTTACTTTgtgcaataaaaagtttaaagattTGAATGATTATGTTCCTCGCTCCAAGGAACCAGCGCCTG AAAACTCAGAGGGAAAGAAATTTAACGACTTTCCGGTGCACAGCGAAGGCAGCAACTACAGCACGTTTAACTTGAATTACAATCGATACAACTTCGATCAACTTCGGGAACTGATGTACTACAACGTATCTTCCCATGTCAAT GAAATTAGATCGGAACTTGTCAATGCGGTAAAACGAAAACAACGGAGAGTGGATGACTGGAGATGCGCGAATtcttaa
- the LOC143452752 gene encoding cytosolic phospholipase A2-like isoform X3 gives MPMNAACFRTIKFQSTSWFFFSRQHGELDVLITKSVKNAPDLRFSLGLDPREKEYRKKRIPRVYESMRTLLGATECPKSISETPIVSVACSGGGLRATTGMCGAMEALKDAGVLDVITYLCGLSGSAWYLQTAYTRGGVATEEQEKFHEYLKDAVAHNFFWDFVNPSVIHEFTNLIQESKDKYDQPTTFADYAPGFILGRTLLGQENMSKKPSDLEDYVADGRVPMPIFTALHAKGVVPISSYHAHVEITPFEFAIPEYGIGIDAKFAGSSWTNGYLARHRPEGSIHFYIGMVGCAYSVLLATFLRQGTERNSKYLKYIEQERLDGKKLRHEERLIEVESDESDTDLEDEDMIDPGVYKDALSPTMTSNLDTEISPPNFFLKKVLNTSFFTDRNAYIGRASRMYNVVQSFDSLKRFRTNPLDSEPTVAEAREVIEKLGMQNMKMNPSKKKDILFFIDAGIQKNVPTDASLRPQRTTDLLIVFDFNGYDSDENFNYSPLLSGALHAWRSGIKFPQVDFEKIKNSTPEEFLVFPGDDNGSPTILWFTLCNKKFKDLNDYVPRSKEPAPENSEGKKFNDFPVHSEGSNYSTFNLNYNRYNFDQLRELMYYNVSSHVNEIRSELVNAVKRKQRRVDDWRCANS, from the exons ATGCCGATGAATGCAGCTTGTTTCCGAACAATCAAATTTCAATCG ACAAGTTGGTTTTTTTTCTCGAGGCAACATGGAGAATTAGACGTGTTAATTACCAAATCAGTAAA GAACGCTCCAGACTTGCGGTTTTCTTTAGGTCTcgatccgagggagaaggaaTATCGAAAAAAAAGGATCCCTCGAGTCTATGAGTCGATGAGAACATTGCTCGGAGCCACTGAATGTCCTAAAAGTATTTCAGAG ACTCCTATTGTATCCGTGGCGTGTTCCGGAGGCGGGTTACGTGCAACCACTGGAATGTGTGGAGCAATGGAAGCTTTGAAAGATGCAGGAGTTCTTGACGTCATCACCTATCTCTGTGGTTTGTCTGGCTCTGCTTG GTATCTACAAACCGCTTATACCAGAGGAGGAGTTGCTACTGAAGAACAGGAGAAATTTCATGAATATTTAAAAGATGCGGTTGCACACAATTTTTTCTGGGACTTTGTGAACCCCAGCGTCATACACGAGTTCAC AAATCTGATTCAGGAATCGAAAGATAAATACGACCAACCCACTACCTTTGCTGATTATGCACCAGGATTCATTTTAGGAAGGACTCTTCTTGGTCAAGAG AATATGTCCAAGAAGCCAAGCGACCTTGAGGATTACGTGGCAGATGGCCGCGTTCCCATGCCTATTTTTACCGCGCTGCACGCTAAAGGAGTCGTTCCTATATCTTCGTACCATG CCCACGTGGAAATAACACCCTTCGAATTTGCCATTCCCGAATATGGAATCGGCATCGATGCAAAGTTTGCTGGCTCAAGCTGGACGAATGGATACCTGGCGCGCCATCGTCCGGAAGGTTCAATTCACTTCTACATAGGCATGGTGGGGTGTGCCTATTCTGTACTTTTAGCAACATTTTTAAGACAAGGCACcgaaagaaattcaaaatatttaaagtacATCG AACAAGAGAGATTGGATGGTAAAAAATTACGTCATGAAGAACGCTTGATTGAA GTTGAGTCTGACGAATCGGACACAGACCTAGAAGACGAAG ATATGATCGATCCAGGGGTCTACAAAGATGCCTTGAGCCCTACAATGACGTCAAACCTTGACACTGAAATATCACCTCCCAACttctttttgaaaaaagtttt aaatactTCTTTCTTCACCGACCGTAACGCTTACATCGGACGCGCATCTCGGATGTACAACGTTGTCCAAAGCTTCGATTCCTTAAAACGCTTTCGTACGAATCCATTAGACAGTGAGCCAACAGTTG CCGAAGCAAGGGAAGTGATTGAAAAGCTGGGaatgcaaaatatgaaaatgaacCCGTCAAAAAAGAAGGatatcttattttttattgacgcag GCATTCAGAAAAACGTTCCAACCGATGCATCATTGCGCCCACAGCGGACAACGGACTTACTAATCGTCTTCGATTTCAACGGCTACGATTCAGACGAAAACTTCAATTATAGT CCGCTTCTTTCTGGCGCTTTACATGCGTGGAGGTCGGGTATTAAATTTCCACAAGTGGACTTcgagaaaattaaaaattctacCCCGGaggaatttcttgtttttccgGGAGACGACAACGGCTCTCCGACCATCTTGTGGTTTACTTTgtgcaataaaaagtttaaagattTGAATGATTATGTTCCTCGCTCCAAGGAACCAGCGCCTG AAAACTCAGAGGGAAAGAAATTTAACGACTTTCCGGTGCACAGCGAAGGCAGCAACTACAGCACGTTTAACTTGAATTACAATCGATACAACTTCGATCAACTTCGGGAACTGATGTACTACAACGTATCTTCCCATGTCAAT GAAATTAGATCGGAACTTGTCAATGCGGTAAAACGAAAACAACGGAGAGTGGATGACTGGAGATGCGCGAATtcttaa
- the LOC143452753 gene encoding NACHT, LRR and PYD domains-containing protein 3-like, which produces MQGVSVPSETIPVVYPRYTKVEFYQGEAVTEANRSSPSTTKLSMQKNRAIQFDRLLQSYGKHRFICFVGFPGYGKTTCSKRLSKLEDFVCFHMRFMDMNYSEKLTLRELLLDKAYPNLSSDTCKLVFNWIVGNPSRCVIIFDGFDKVAWSLEANPPKEDYATPQHVQHLVANLCIKHFLPDSFIVLTSRPHSMVFLPKILRPNVTFFTGDLPQDGMKKLFFAYVGSDAQVLWDRLEATPPQLLNLSLNPLMLQLVIAAGLNFSDEVGKIPTTTRVFTTVLANLSHSENTSYEDIKKLTGQLSRVAFKCT; this is translated from the coding sequence ATGCAAGGAGTCTCAGTCCCTAGTGAGACGATACCCGTGGTATATCCCCGGTACACTAAAGTAGAATTTTACCAAGGAGAGGCAGTCACCGAAGCCAACCGGTCCTCACCATCAACCACCAAGCTTAGCATGCAGAAAAACCGAGCGATTCAGTTTGATCGGCTGCTCCAGAGTTATGGAAAGCACCGATTCATTTGCTTTGTGGGATTCCCCGGTTATGGGAAAACAACTTGCTCCAAACGGTTGTCTAAGTTGGaagattttgtttgcttcCACATGCGCTTTATGGACATGAACTACAGCGAGAAACTTACTCTCAGAGAACTTCTTTTGGACAAAGCTTACCCGAACTTAAGCTCCGACACTTGCAAACTTGTGTTCAACTGGATTGTTGGCAACCCAAGCAGATGTGTGATTATCTTTGATGGTTTCGATAAAGTTGCATGGTCACTGGAAGCCAACCCTCCCAAGGAAGACTACGCCACTCCGCAGCACGTTCAACACTTAGTGGCTAATCTCTGTATCAAGCATTTTCTTCCAGATTCGTTCATCGTCCTCACTTCTCGTCCACACAGCATGGTCTTCCTGCCGAAGATACTGCGACCCAACGTCACGTTTTTTACTGGCGACCTTCCGCAAGATGGCATGAAGAAGCTATTTTTTGCATATGTCGGCTCTGATGCACAGGTACTGTGGGACAGATTAGAAGCGACGCCGCCTCAGCTACTCAATTTATCACTCAACCCACTCATGCTTCAGCTGGTGATTGCAGCCGGCCTAAACTTCTCCGACGAGGTTGGTAAAATCCCTACGACGACTCGCGTGTTCACAACCGTTTTAGCTAACCTAAGCCATAGCGAGAATACCAGCTATGAGGATATCAAGAAGCTAACTGGACAGCTGAGCCGGGTGGCCTTCAAATGCACTTAA
- the LOC143453374 gene encoding uncharacterized protein LOC143453374: MASIQTMLGSTTTEDSKKSIENESQPCALNGDDSLCNGSDSATSTSSPTSSITSSGSASTETDEGVFVKRRDCATSSPGSGALKKLEEITLKLMKPVDDDSPLDLSCPKKRATPREINPMTSSASETANQFVNERKKIVVKTELLDDSSEDASATFYFPNNVKSSDSIARSPREAVTSSRDTVMSSRDAATSSRDRATSSRDAATSLEVKHQAAAQSFLPVSFSYATSMLPWPYLMPPISSTVGVFPTIPPTPPGAKYFHPGFLYPQVGKPVVPSKLIPSKMTKSEWTDHSYSTFKNSGFNHELPNSVGLTQYVSQMKAASNVESGGGKANNFDFKSFPPDSKPNSSVQKDSALFAEFSRIFGAHSSHLPTTCHRKGPSQHPDSGKDPPLKSGKEKSKQKIGKLTRESTSSYRNAFDTSSLSASFFRDLPTMVASERSPNVFAGAGKCISSKRRLSEEDFRTTASHKLTSSEKKSHKDFYGNHVTPQTWNEPSSSAAYQGEEKLNDIKQPRPVNFKPCRIPCKACGRTYATVGALAKHAKIHKNPNSDNKFNCKICKKECSSLGALRMHIRTHTLPCECHICGKAFSRTWLLQGHIRTHTGEKPYQCTVCSRAFADRSNLRAHMQTHETVKRYSCESCDKTFSRISLLKRHQANCNHVPEALSGNQDEV, translated from the exons ATGGCATCCATTCAAACCATGCTTGGCTCAACAACAACAGAAGACAGCAAAAAATCGATTGAAA ACGAAAGCCAACCCTGTGCGTTAAACGGCGATGACAGTTTATGCAATGGCAGCGATTCCGCCACTTCCACGTCATCACCGACGTCATCGATCACGTCATCGGGCTCTGCAAGCACCGAGACCGACGAAGGGGTGTTCGTCAAGCGGAGGGATTGCGCCACCAGTTCTCCTGGGAGTGGGGCCTTGAAAAAGCTGGAAGAAATTACTTTGAAGCTTATGAAACCAGTTGACGATGACTCACCATTGGATCTTTCTTGCCCCAAAAAGAGGGCCACGCCACGTGAAATTAATCCAATGACGTCGTCAGCGTCAGAAACCGCCAACCAATTTGTTAACGAAAGAAAAAAGATCGTTGTTAAAACCGAGCTTTTAGACGATTCGAGTGAAGATGCTTCCGCtacattttattttcccaACAATGTCAAAAGCAGTGACTCTATCGCAAGGTCACCAAGAGAAGCAGTAACGTCATCCAGAGACACAGTAATGTCATCCAGAGATGCAGCAACATCATCCAGAGACAGAGCAACGTCATCCAGAGACGCAGCAACGTCGCTTGAAGTGAAGCATCAAGCAGCAGCACAAAGCTTTCTTCCTGTTTCCTTCTCGTACGCAACATCAATGTTACCTTGGCCGTACCTTATGCCGCCGATCAGTAGCACAGTTGGTGTTTTCCCGACGATACCACCTACACCCCCTGgcgcaaaatatttccatCCCGGATTTCTTTACCCCCAAGTTGGTAAACCTGTGGTGCCTTCCAAACTTATCCCGTctaaaatgacaaaatctGAGTGGACTGATCACTCATattcaacttttaaaaactcaGGTTTCAATCATGAACTGCCCAATTCAGTTGGACTTACACAATACGTAAGCCAAATGAAGGCAGCATCAAATGTGGAATCGGGCGGAGGCAAAGcgaataattttgattttaaatccTTTCCACCTGATTCAAAGCCGAACTCATCGGTACAAAAAGATTCTGCCCTCTTTGCTGAGTTTTCTCGGATTTTCGGAGCACATAGCTCCCATCTTCCGACGACTTGCCATCGAAAAGGTCCAAGCCAGCACCCAGATTCAGGTAAAGATCCACCGCTTAAATCCGGTAAAGAAAAGAGCAAACAAAAGATCGGAAAGTTGACCCGTGAGTCAACTTCCAGTTACAGGAATGCTTTCGACACCTCATCCTTGTCTGCAAGTTTCTTCCGTGATCTTCCCACAATGGTTGCATCCGAAAGGAGCCCAAACGTTTTTGCTGGAGCTGGAAAGTGTATCTCTAGCAAAAGAAGGCTATCAGAAGAAG ATTTTCGCACCACGGCAAGTCATAAATTAACATCATCAGAGAAAAAATCTCACAAAGATTTCTATGGAAACCACGTCACACCACAAACATGGAACGAACCGTCTAGCTCTGCAGCTTACCAG GGAGAAGAAAAACTAAATGATATCAAACAACCGCGGCCAGTTAATTTCAAACCTTGTCGGATTCCATGCAAGGCTTGCGGAAGAACTTACGCTACCGTTGGCGCCCTTGCCAAACACGCGAAGATACATAAAAATCCAAATTCCgacaataaatttaactgcaaG ATATGTAAGAAAGAATGTAGTTCTCTGGGCGCTTTGCGGATGCACATTAGGACACATACTTTGCCTTGTGAATGCCACATCTGCGGAAAAGCCTTTTCCCGAACCTGGCTTCTTCAGGGCCATATTCGTACGCATACAG GTGAAAAGCCCTACCAGTGTACAGTGTGTTCTCGGGCATTTGCAGATCGCTCCAACCTGCGAGCGCATATGCAGACACACGAGACAGTGAAACGTTACAGCTGCGAATCTTGCGATAAGACTTTCTCCAGGATCTCGCTCCTAAAGCGCCACCAAGCGAATTGCAATCACGTGCCGGAAGCTTTGTCCGGTAACCAAGACGAAGTCTGA